A region of the Methylomagnum ishizawai genome:
ACCTGCAATACCTGGACATGGAGAGCGCCATCGTCCATTGCACCAAGGGTATCGGGCTATGGGACTGGGCCAGCAACGACCAGGGCGTGGAGCCGGATGTGGTGATCGCCAGCGCGGGCGATATTCCGACCAAGGAGGCGCTGGCCGCCGTCGCCATGCTGCGGGCGGAATTCCCCGACCTCAAGCTCCGCTTCGTCAACGTGGTGGACCTCTTCAAGCTGCAACCGGACACCGAGCATCCGCACGGGCTTTCCGACCGCGATTTCGACAGCCTGTTCACCGTGGACAAGCCCATCATCTTCAATTTCCACGGCTATCCCTGGTTGATCCACCGCCTCGCCTACCGTAGGACCAACCATAAGAACCTGCATGTCCGCGGCTACAAGGAAAAGGGCAATATCAACACGCCCCTGGAATTGGCGATCAACAATCAAATCGACCGTTTCAGCCTCGCCATCGATGTGATCGACCGGGTGCCGCGGCTGCATGTCGCCGGGGCGCACGCCAAGGAGAAATTCAAGAATCGGCAACTGGCCTGCCGCCATTATGCCTACGCCCACGGGACGGATTTGCCCGAGGTGGCGGATTGGCGTTGGGAGGATTGAGCGGGGGTTGATGTTGGAGCGGGGCGGGGGCGATTCCCGGCCCTGTTCCGTCCTTGTGGAGAAAATCTTGTCGTTCCAGATTACCGGAGCTTGCTATGTCATCGAAAGCGTTTTTGCCCATCGCCCTGGTGGCGCTGTGGTTGGGTGGGTGTTCCGGCGGTGCCGATAAAACCCCCAAGGAAACACCACCGGAGGATAGGGTGTTGCTGGATGCGACCAAGGCACCGTTGGATCAGGCCCGCGCGGTCGAACAGCAGACCTTGGAAGCCGCCGAGGCGCAGCGACGGCAAATAGAGGAGGAATCGAAGTAGGCGGGGGGTTCCGACGACGATCCGTCGTTCCGGCATTCTTGCCGGAACGACGCTATCGAGGTTGCCTTTGGCCCAAACCGAGAATAGCGGTACATCTACGGCCTACTCGGCGGGCTGCGCCGGCTAGCACCGCTTTGTTAAGTTTTTATGAAAATTCGCGGATCGGGCGATTTCGCGATAGCGGGAGCCGCCCGGTTTGATTTATAAAAGGGGTTAATCGCCGAACCGGCGAGATCGTTCAATCCGTTCCATCCTCCCCAAGGAGCAACCGAAGATGGCAAGAAAGCATTCCGCTAGCACCGACACCGAAGCCACCGGAACCACCCCGGAAACCGTGGAAACCACCACCGAGACCACCGAAACCGTGGCACTCAGCGAAGCCGTGGAAATCACCACCGACACCGTGACCGTCAGCGAGGCCGTGGAAACCCCGGAAGCCGCCGGCATCATGGAGTCCGAAGCGGCCCCGGCCCAGACCACCGCCCTGGAAGTCACCCAGGCCCCCAGCGAAGGTCTCTCCGAGGCGATCCGCGAGGGCGCGTCCGATGCCCGCGCCGCCGTGGTCAGCCTCAAGGGCTTCGTCCGCAAGGGGGTTTATACCGGCTTCTACTACGCCACCTACGGCGTGGTGTTCGGCGCCCTGATGGTCGGCAGTCTCATCCCCAGCAACAACGCCATGGGCGAAGGCGTCCGCGATGGCTTCAAAGCCGCGCAGAAAGACTTCGAGACCGGCAAGCACGCCGAGGAAGGCCTGGCCGAAGCCGGATTGGCCGCGGCCTGAGCCTGGGCGGGGAGCGGAGCGCCGCTCCCCGCGCTATCCACCCGGTCCAGCCTGGGGTTGGATGTTCCAGATCGACCCGGCATATTCCCGGATCGAGCGGTCGCTGGAAAACCAACCCGACCCCGCCACATTCAACACCGCCTTCCTGGCCCACGCCTCCTCGTCCCCATAGAGCCGGTCCACCGCCTCCTGCGCCGCCACATAGGCCGCGTAATCGGCCAGCACCGCCCACTGGTCGCCGCCCATCAGCAAGGAATCCACCAGGGGCTTGAACCGATCCGGCTCCTCCGGCGAGAAATAGCCGGAGGCGATCATGTCCAAGGCCCGCCGCAGTTCGCTGTTGGCGTGGTAATAATCCCAGGGCTGGTAGCCGCGGCGGCGCAGTTCCGCCAATTCCCCGGCGGTCAGGCCGAAGATGAACAGATTGTCCCGGCCCACCTGCTCGGCGATTTCGATATTGGCCCCGTCCAGGGTGCCGATGGTGAGGGCGCCGTTCATCGTCATCTTCATATTGCTGGTGCCGGACGCCTCGGTGCCCGCCGTCGAAATCTGTTCCGACAAGTCCACGGCGGGAATCAGTTCCATGGCCCGCGATACGTTGTAATCGGGCACGAACGCCAGTTTCAGCCGTCCTTTTAGCGCCGGGTCGCGGTCCACCACGCGGGCGATATCGTTGGCGAGCTTGATGACGAGCTTGGCCATGCGGTAGCCCGGCGCGGCCTTGCCGCCCAGGATCACGGTGCGCGGTATCCAGGCCGCCGTGGGCTGGTCCTTGATGCGGTTGTAGCGGGTGACCACATGCAGGAGGTTGAGCAATTGCCGCTTGTATTCGTGGATGCGCTTGATCTGCACATCGAACAGCGACAGGGGGTCGAGTGCCAGGCCCAGCCGTTGTTTCAGCAGCCCGGCCAGCCGCGCCTTGTTGTCGAACTTGGCGGCGCGGAAACGGCGGCGGAATTCGGCGTCCTCGGCCAAGGGGACCAAACCGCGCAGCCGCTCCAAATCCGAGACCCAGGCGCTATCGCCCAAGGCTTCGGTGATGAGTCCCGCAAGGCCGGGATTGGCCTGGTGCAGCCAGCGCCGGGGCGTGACGCCGTTGGTGATGTTGATGAAGCGGTCGGGGAACAGGCGGGCGAAATCGCGGAAGATGGTGCTTTGCATCAATTCGCTATGGAGTTTGGCCACGCCGTTGACCTTGTGGCTGCCGACGATGGCGAGGTGCGACATGCGGATCCGTCTGCCGTTGTCCTCGTCGATCAAGGACACCCGCCGGATCAAGCCGCCATCGCCGGGGAAGCGCCGCCCGACCTCGTCCAGGAATTTCTGGTTGATGTCGTAGATGATCTGGAGATGGCGCGGCAACAGCCGCTCGAACAAACGCACCGGCCAGGTTTCCAGGGCTTCCGGCAGCAGGGTGTGGTTGGTGTAGGCGAAAATCCGCACCGTGATCCCGAACGCCTGGTCCCAGGCCAGCCCATGCTGGTCCAGCAGGATACGCATCAGTTCGGCGATGGCGATGGCGGGATGGGTATCGTTGAGCTGGATCGCCACCTCGTCCGGTAATTCCGCCAGGTCCCGATGCTCGGTGCCGAAATGGACCAGGATGTCCTGCAACGAGGCGCTGACGAAGAAATATTCCTGCTTCAGCCGCAGTTCCCGGCCCATCTGGGTGGTGTCGTCGGGATACAGCACCTTCGAGAGGTTCTCCGACGAGGTTTTCTGCTCCACCGCCTTGATGTAGTTGCCTTCGTTGAAATAGCGCAGCTCGAAATCGCGGGTGGCCTTGGCGGCCCACAGCCGGAGGTTGTTCACCGTGCCCTCGCCGTAGCCGGGGATGGGCAGGTCGTAGGCCATCGCCATCACGTCCTGGGTATCCAGCCATTGATAGCGGCGCTGGCCGTTGGCATCCTTGGTTTCCACCAGCCGCCCGTAGAATTGCACCCGGTACAGCACTTCGGGCCGGGCGAATTCCCACGGATTGCCGTAGCGTAGCCAATTGTCGGGGTGCTCGACCTGCCAGCCGTCCTCGATGCGCTGGGAGAAAATACCGTAGTCGTAGCGGATGCCATAGCCGAAGCCCGGCATCCTGAGCGAGGCCAGCGAGTCCAGGAAACAGGCCGCCAGCCGCCCCAGGCCGCCATTGCCGAGCGCGGCTTCTTCCTCCTGGCCGCCGATGTTCTCCAGGCTCATGCCCATGTCTTCCAGGGCGAGGCGGAAAGCCTCGTAGCCGCCGGTATTGAGCAGGGCGTGGTCCAGGGTGCGGCCTATGAGGAACTCCATCGACAGGTAATAGACCCGCTTGGCGTCGCTCAAATAATACTGGCGCATGGATTCCATCCAGCGCAGGGTGATCTGGTCGCGCACCACATGCGCCAGGGCGAAGAACCAATCCCGTTCGTGGGTGTCGATGGGGTCTTTGCCGATGGAATAGATCAGGCGGTTGACCAGGGCCGTTTTCAGTTCCCCGATATTCTTGGGATTGGAGACGGCATAAGAATCGCGGAATTCCTTCATGTTTTTCTCCATCGATGGTTGGAACAACCCGGTTGCGGGGCGGGTATGGGGGCGGCGCGATATTCCGGCTCCGGCCGGGATGGGGCGTGCCCGAACAGCGCTTAAACTTGTCCTGGCTTTTTTCATCCATCCAGACCACGCGATCCATGTATAGCATCCTATCCAAGAGCGCGGCGCTCCTCGCCGCCGCCTGCCTGATGGCGGGCTCCGTCCGGGCCGGGGAAGCCGCCCAGCCTTTGGCGCCCGGCTACCAAGAACTCCCGTTCAAGTTGCCGGAACCCGGCTCCTATGAACTGCCCGCCTTGGGCCAGGCCGCCGATGGCCGCGTGTTGGACAGCACGGGCCGGGATTTGAACCTGCACCAGCTTTACGGCGACAAGCTGGTGTTGTTGAGCTTCATCTATTCGGCCTGCGCCGATATGAACGGCTGTCCGCTGGCGACCGCCGTGTTCCACAAGCTGCAAAAGCGCCTGCTGCGCCAACCCGATATCGCGAGCCAACTGCGGCTCGTCACCTTGAGCTTCAACCCCGGCCACGATACGCCCGAGGTCATGGCCCGGTACGGCCAATCCTTCGGCGAGGGGCTGGAGTGGCGCTTCCTCACCACCCGTTCCGAGGCCGATATCCAGCCCATCCTGCAAGCCTACGGCCAGACGGCGCAAAAGGATTACGACGCCCAGGGCCATTTCACCGGGACATTTTCCCATATCCTCCGGGTGTATTTGATCGACCGCGAGCGGCGCATCCGCAACATTTATACCGTGTCGTTCCTGCATCCCGATACCTTGTTCAACGATGTGAGGACGCTGCTGCTGGAACGGCCCAAAACCGCCGCCGCCCGCCCCGGCCCGCCCGCCGCCGGTGCCTTGGGTCCGGGCGACGCCAAAGCTGGCTACGAACACGGCGACTACCAAACCCGCTCGGTGGCGCTGACCGAACGCCAGGGCCGGCGGGCGGATTTGCGGCGTTATGTCAGCCATCCACCCTTGGGTTTGCCGCCCGTGCCGGTGCCGCCCGCCAACCCTATCACCCCGGCCAGGATCGAACTCGGGCGCAAGCTGTTCTACGACCGCCGCCTCTCGCTCAACAATACTTTTTCCTGCGCCATGTGCCATATCCCGGAGCAGGGTTTCGCTAGCAACGAACAGGCCACGGCGGTGGGCATCGAAGGCCGCAGCGTGCGGCGCAACGCCCCGACCCTATACAACACGGCCTATCTGCAACGACTGTTCCACGATGGCCGCGAGGACAACCTGGAGCAACAGGTCTGGGGTCCGCTGTTGGCCCGGAACGAAATGGGCGCGCCCTCGGTCGGCTATGTGGTCGGGAAGCTCAAGGGCTTGGCGGATTATGCCGGGCTGTTCGAGCGGGCTTTCAATAGACGCGGGCCGTCCATGGAAACCCTCGGCATGGCCATCGCCGCCTACGAGCGGACGCTGGATTCCGCCGATTCGCCCTTCGACCGCTGGCGCTATGGCCAGCAGGCGGGGGCGCTCGGTCCCGCCGCCCGGCGCGGGTTCGCGCTATTCACCGGCAAGGCCGGCTGTTCCGCCTGCCACACGGTGGGGGAAAAGTATGCGCTGTTCACCGACCAGGGCTTGCACAACACCGGCGTCGGCTACCGCGCCGCCATGGGGTCGGCGGCGGCCGCCCCGGTCCAGGTCGCGCCAGGGGTCGCGGTGAACATCGATCCCGCCGCGTTGGCCTCGGTCAGCGAACCCAAGCCCAACGACCTGGGACGCTATGAAATCACCCAGGACCCGGCGGACCGCTGGCAATACCGGACGCCCTCCTTGCGCAATATCGCCTTGACCGCGCCCTATATGCACGATGGCTCGCTGGCGACGCTCAAGGCCGTGGTGGAGTTCTACAACCGGGGCGGCGTGCCCAATGAAAACCTCGATCCTTTGATGAAGCCCTTGGAACTCGACGCCGGTGAAGTGGCCGACCTGGTCGAATTCCTGAATTCCTTGACCGGGTCCAATGTCCGCGACTTGGTGCTGGACGCCTTCGCCGCCCCGGTGGGCGATCCGCGCTGAGTTTGGGGGAATCAGAGGAAGGCGTAGACGATGGCGGCGTAGCGCAAACCCTTGCCCAAGGCCATCGCCGGCAAGCAGCGCCAGAAGGGTAGTCGTAGCCAACCCGCCGCGAAGCAAAAGCCGTCGCCCACCACCGGCAGCCAGGACAGCAATAGGAGATAGACCCCATGCCGCCGCACCGCGGCCACGGCCCGCTGGCGGCGCGGGTCGGCGGCGGGGCGTTCGGCGGGATAGCGCCAAGCGGCCAGCCAGCCCAGCAGCCAGGTGGTGACGGCCCCCAGGGTATTGCCCAAGGTGGCCGTTCCCAGCAGGATCAGCGGCTCGTGCCGGGCCTGATGGACCAGATAGGCCAACACCGCCTCCGAACCGCCCGGCGCCAAGGTCGCCGAAACGAAGGCGCTGGCGAACAGGCTCCACAGCGCGAACGAGCCTTGCAATGCTTCCACCCGGATCATCCTCCGTTCAGGGTAAGCGCCCATCCGACGCGGATGGGCGCGGGCCGTGGATATTGACACGGCATGGCCGGAAACGTAAGATGCGCGTCTTCCAAGGCAACGTAGCTCAGTCGGTTAGAGCACCGCATTCATAATGCGGGTGTCGCAGGTTCGAGTCCCGCCGTTGCTACCAAAGAATTCAAAGGCTTGGCGGTTTCTCGCCAAGCCTTTTTTCTTGCCTGGGTAAATTGCCGGGTAAATCCGTTCACCGCGCCACCCGCAACAGGGTCGGCGCTCCATCCATCTCCACGATGCGCTCCACCGCGTCCAGCAGTTCCCGGAGTTCCGCCGGGCTGTAGTGGACGGTGATGTCGCCGTCCGCATGGTCCATCAGTGCCTTCCTGGTTTCGAGCGGCACGCCCGCGAGGCGCAGGCGGCGGGCGAACGTGTGCCGGAGGTTGTGGACCCCGGCGCGGGTCCGGTCGTCGCGGGGCAGGCCCGCCGCCGCCCAGGCTTTCCGCCAACCGCTGTTGTTCATGCGGTCGATGCGGTGGCCCCGGTAGGTGAACACCCATTCCGGGTCGAGGCCGCGCCGGGCTTCGACGACGGCGCGGGCGGTGCGGTTCAGCACGATCACGCCATCTTCCTTGCTCTTGGTGCCTTCCCAGCCGTAGCGGGCGACGGGGCGACCCGGCACCACGAACACCTTCGTGCCCAGTTCGGGAATCCTTTCCTCCCAGTCCCAGCGTAGGGAGCAGACGACTTGTTCCCGTTGGCCGGTGTTGACGGCGAACAGGGCCATTTCGGCCAGGTGCTTGGGGAGCGCTTGGAACAGCGCCCGCTGTTCTTCCCATTTGAGCGGGTGGGGTTCGGCGGCGTCGTCCCAGTCGGGGGTTTCCAGCAGCGGCACGGCCTGGGGTAGCCAGGGCTTGCCGTCCGGGTCGCGCCAGACCCGCGCCGCTTTGGTCAGCACCATGCGGACCACGGCCAAGTCGCGGCGGACGGTGCCGGACTTGATGCCTTCCCCGCGCCGGGCCGCGATGAAATCCTCTAGGGTGCCCTGGTGGATTTGGTCGAGCGGCAGGTGGCCGATATGGGGGCGGAGCGCCGCGAGGCTGTCGGCATCGCGCCCGATGCTGGCCTTGGTGGCGGTTTCCAGGTATTGGGTCGCGGCGTCCAAGAAGGTCAGCTTCCGGGGTTGGCGGGTCCGCGCCCGTTCGGTTTCGGCGCGGTTGATGGCGGCGAGGTATTCGGCTTCGGCTTCTTGTCGCGTGCCCGCTTTAAAGCGGTGTCGAACGCGGATTCCGCCGACGCGCTTGTCGATGCTGCCTTCGCCGGTTTTCTTGTCCCAGTACAGCCCTGGGTGGCTTCGTTTCGCCATGGGGTTTCCTCCTCGTTGTCGGTGGTCACGCCCGGCGACAGGTTGCGGGTCTTATAGTTGTCGAGCGCGGCGTCCAGGTCAATGCGGTCGAAGCCGATGCCTTGCTTGCCGATGGGGATGGCCGGGATGTGCGGGCGGATTTCGGTGTCGAACAGGGTCCGGCCCATGCCGCAGTAGTAGGCGGCTTCGGTGGGGCGCATGAAGCGCGGGGGGAATTCGGGCATTGGTTCCCTCCAAGTGGGGAAGGTAGATCGCGGGGCCGTCCGTGGCCCCGCTGGGGGGTGGTTAGTGTGCGCGTGTGGCTCGGGGCGCGGGTTCCGGCTCGGACGTGCCTTGTTCCAGGCGGCGGATGGCGCGGTCGAGTTCGAGGGCTTCCTGGCTGCGGAGGTGTTCCATGTAGAGCGCGTCCAGGGCTTGGCCGTGGTGGAGCTTGGCGGCGGCCCGCGCCTTGTCCCGGCGGTTGCGGAGCCATGCGAGGTAGAGGCGGCGGGCAAGGAGGGTCATGGCGGCGGGCCTCCCTCAGTGGGCCAACGCGGCTTCGACGGCGGCGCGGCCTTCTTCCCGGTCCATCGCCGCGGCGGTGCCGATGGGGTAGGGGTTGTCGGTGGCGGTGGGTCCGGTCTGCGCGGTCCCGGCGGATGGGTCCGGGGCGGCGCTGGCCCGGCCCGTTTCCCAGTCGCCATATCCGATGCCGGGTTTGGGGTAGGGGTTGTCGGCGGCGGTCAGTCCCAGCCTACCCGCCGCCATGCCTTCGCGGAAGGCGGGGCTTTGGGCGGAGTCCGCGTCGTTGGCGGGGTCCGGCAAAATGGCCGCGAGGCGGTCGAGCAGCGCGGACTTGCTGCCGAAGACGTGGGTATCGGTGGCGTTTTCACTGGTCATGAGGACGAAGCCGTTGGCGGCGATGTGGATTCCGAGTCGATGGGCGGGCATGGGATGGCTCCTGTTGGGTGGAATGTGAAAAGCGCGGGCCGTGGGTCCGGCCCGCCGAGTTAGGCTCACAACAACACGCCTTGGGGACGTGCTGGCGGCTATTTTTACGAGTTTATCGTAAAAGTCAAGCGGGGGATTTTACGAATAAAACGTAAAAAGCCCGCGATGAAAAGCGGGCTGGGTTGGGGGATGGTTTTGGAGGGGGTTAAGGATCAGCCGCTGGGCGGCTGCTCGGGATCGTGTGCGCCGGGGTCAGGCGGCGTTGGCTGGGGTTTCGGTTGTTTCGGGTGTGCGACCGGGTTGAGGTTGAGATTCCGCAACGTTCCAGATTGTGCGCTTGCCTTGTTCGTTGGTTTGACGGAAGGCCTGGATGATCTGGCGTTCCCGTTCGTTCAACAAATCTTCGTCGCAATTCAGCACATAAGCCTCGGAGACTTCCAAGACTTTCGCCAGCCGTTTGTAGGTCGAAACCTTCGCTTCGCTCTTGCCGAGTTCGTAGCCGTTCAGCGTGGAGGGTTTCAGGCCCGGCACGCGGTCGCAAACCTCTTGGAGCGTCCAATTTTTGGCGTCGCGGGCAGCTTTGAGCCGTAATCCGATGATGGTGGTTTCGTCCATAGTCAAATTGTCAGCGGGGGATGGGCGGGTGGCTATCAAATAATCTCGTAAATTTTGGTCTTGACAATTACGAATATCTCGTAAGAATAGGGTTTCCATGAGCAAGATGACCTTGAGCGATTTCATTAGGCAAAAAGGCGATGAGGCCGTGGCCGGGGCATGCGGGGTGAAACCCCGTACCGCCGCCGATTGGCGGCGCGGCGACCGCGTGCCGTTGGCGAAGTATCACCGTGCGCTGCTGGACCTGGGGTTGAGCATCGAGGGCATTTGCGCCGCGAACGGCCCGCCCCGCCAGAAGCGCCGGTATGTGCGGCGGTATCCCGCGCTCGAATCCCCTCCGGTCCGGTGAGGCCCACCGTGCCGGGGATGTCGTTTCCTCCTCTCGCGCCGGGCTGCGGCCCGGCTTTTTTCAGGAGTCCATGCTGTGCCGGATAAGCGGTTCATCAATCTCAAGCTCACCGTGTCGGTGCCGGTGGCCGATGCCTTGGAGCGGTCGGCGGCGCGGCGCGGGGTGAAACTGGCGACGCGGGCCAGCGAGATATTGGAGGAGAAGTTGCTGGGCGAGGATTGTACGGCCCGGAAGCTGATGGAGCAGCTCGAACGGTCGCACCGCAAGTGCGAGCGATAACGCTGGACTTGCCGATTCCGGCGGGGTTGTGGTTCCGCTTGGAGTCGGCGGCGAACCTGCGCGGATGCACGGTCGAGGAATTCGCGGCCCGGATCATTACGCGGGAGGTCGCCATCGAGCATTTGGTGGGCGGGGACACGGACGCCTTGGTCGCCGATTTCATCGCCGGATTCCAGGCCCAGGCCGGAACCGGCCCGGACCCGGAGTGCGAGTGATGACTGGAATGAGCAATGCGTTTTTGCGGGCGTTCCGCGAGGTGGTTGGCATCGAGGGGCGGTATAGCAACCATCCGGCGGATTCCGGTGGGGAGACCCTGTACGGCATCACGCTGGCGACCGCCCGTGCGGCGGGCTACACCGGCCCTATGAAGTTGATGCCGCTGAGCGAGGCCCGCCGTATCTACAAGGGGGAGTTTTGGGACAAGTTGAATTTGGATGCCATCGCGGATACCTCGCCGGAGGTGGCGCTGGAGGTGTTCGAGCAGGGGGTGAACATGGGTATCGCCCGCGCCGGGCGGAACCTACAGAGCGCTTTGAACGTGCTGAACCGGGCCGGGACCGATTACCCGGATGTGTCGGTGGACGGCAAGGTCGGGCCGGTGACCGTCCGTGCGTTGTTCGGTTTGAACCAGCGCCGCAAGACGGACGGTTTGAAGGCGTTATGCCGGGCGTTGAATGTCCAGCAAGGGGCGTTC
Encoded here:
- a CDS encoding glycogen/starch/alpha-glucan phosphorylase is translated as MKEFRDSYAVSNPKNIGELKTALVNRLIYSIGKDPIDTHERDWFFALAHVVRDQITLRWMESMRQYYLSDAKRVYYLSMEFLIGRTLDHALLNTGGYEAFRLALEDMGMSLENIGGQEEEAALGNGGLGRLAACFLDSLASLRMPGFGYGIRYDYGIFSQRIEDGWQVEHPDNWLRYGNPWEFARPEVLYRVQFYGRLVETKDANGQRRYQWLDTQDVMAMAYDLPIPGYGEGTVNNLRLWAAKATRDFELRYFNEGNYIKAVEQKTSSENLSKVLYPDDTTQMGRELRLKQEYFFVSASLQDILVHFGTEHRDLAELPDEVAIQLNDTHPAIAIAELMRILLDQHGLAWDQAFGITVRIFAYTNHTLLPEALETWPVRLFERLLPRHLQIIYDINQKFLDEVGRRFPGDGGLIRRVSLIDEDNGRRIRMSHLAIVGSHKVNGVAKLHSELMQSTIFRDFARLFPDRFINITNGVTPRRWLHQANPGLAGLITEALGDSAWVSDLERLRGLVPLAEDAEFRRRFRAAKFDNKARLAGLLKQRLGLALDPLSLFDVQIKRIHEYKRQLLNLLHVVTRYNRIKDQPTAAWIPRTVILGGKAAPGYRMAKLVIKLANDIARVVDRDPALKGRLKLAFVPDYNVSRAMELIPAVDLSEQISTAGTEASGTSNMKMTMNGALTIGTLDGANIEIAEQVGRDNLFIFGLTAGELAELRRRGYQPWDYYHANSELRRALDMIASGYFSPEEPDRFKPLVDSLLMGGDQWAVLADYAAYVAAQEAVDRLYGDEEAWARKAVLNVAGSGWFSSDRSIREYAGSIWNIQPQAGPGG
- a CDS encoding cytochrome c peroxidase, producing MYSILSKSAALLAAACLMAGSVRAGEAAQPLAPGYQELPFKLPEPGSYELPALGQAADGRVLDSTGRDLNLHQLYGDKLVLLSFIYSACADMNGCPLATAVFHKLQKRLLRQPDIASQLRLVTLSFNPGHDTPEVMARYGQSFGEGLEWRFLTTRSEADIQPILQAYGQTAQKDYDAQGHFTGTFSHILRVYLIDRERRIRNIYTVSFLHPDTLFNDVRTLLLERPKTAAARPGPPAAGALGPGDAKAGYEHGDYQTRSVALTERQGRRADLRRYVSHPPLGLPPVPVPPANPITPARIELGRKLFYDRRLSLNNTFSCAMCHIPEQGFASNEQATAVGIEGRSVRRNAPTLYNTAYLQRLFHDGREDNLEQQVWGPLLARNEMGAPSVGYVVGKLKGLADYAGLFERAFNRRGPSMETLGMAIAAYERTLDSADSPFDRWRYGQQAGALGPAARRGFALFTGKAGCSACHTVGEKYALFTDQGLHNTGVGYRAAMGSAAAAPVQVAPGVAVNIDPAALASVSEPKPNDLGRYEITQDPADRWQYRTPSLRNIALTAPYMHDGSLATLKAVVEFYNRGGVPNENLDPLMKPLELDAGEVADLVEFLNSLTGSNVRDLVLDAFAAPVGDPR
- a CDS encoding YqaA family protein → MEALQGSFALWSLFASAFVSATLAPGGSEAVLAYLVHQARHEPLILLGTATLGNTLGAVTTWLLGWLAAWRYPAERPAADPRRQRAVAAVRRHGVYLLLLSWLPVVGDGFCFAAGWLRLPFWRCLPAMALGKGLRYAAIVYAFL
- a CDS encoding tyrosine-type recombinase/integrase, translated to MDAATQYLETATKASIGRDADSLAALRPHIGHLPLDQIHQGTLEDFIAARRGEGIKSGTVRRDLAVVRMVLTKAARVWRDPDGKPWLPQAVPLLETPDWDDAAEPHPLKWEEQRALFQALPKHLAEMALFAVNTGQREQVVCSLRWDWEERIPELGTKVFVVPGRPVARYGWEGTKSKEDGVIVLNRTARAVVEARRGLDPEWVFTYRGHRIDRMNNSGWRKAWAAAGLPRDDRTRAGVHNLRHTFARRLRLAGVPLETRKALMDHADGDITVHYSPAELRELLDAVERIVEMDGAPTLLRVAR
- a CDS encoding helix-turn-helix domain-containing protein, coding for MDETTIIGLRLKAARDAKNWTLQEVCDRVPGLKPSTLNGYELGKSEAKVSTYKRLAKVLEVSEAYVLNCDEDLLNERERQIIQAFRQTNEQGKRTIWNVAESQPQPGRTPETTETPANAA
- a CDS encoding glycoside hydrolase family 108 protein produces the protein MTGMSNAFLRAFREVVGIEGRYSNHPADSGGETLYGITLATARAAGYTGPMKLMPLSEARRIYKGEFWDKLNLDAIADTSPEVALEVFEQGVNMGIARAGRNLQSALNVLNRAGTDYPDVSVDGKVGPVTVRALFGLNQRRKTDGLKALCRALNVQQGAFYLELAGRREKDESFVLGWLLNRVAL